The stretch of DNA AAATTTTGTTAATCAAATTTCATTAGGActctaataaatatttttccattttattcatataatataaaacatcGATAATTTAGTTTCTTTAACTTATTTCATATCATAAGTCGATNttttttttaaatttaatttattttgtacaatatatttaacaaaataaaatttataaataatatacttGTAtggattttgaataatttttcaacTGCTATGTATTGTTCTTTCCACTTCATATATTTCCTTGAGCCATcaataagttattttattattttataatattttcttacgAGAAAATGTTCCATGGAAAAGTTATTAATTAATGTGaatgatgtgatattttttatggacactatttttttagaaatataagttaattcaatcatatcatatttagttaatctttttatttgaaaaaaaaatgtttaacttCCAATCAATACTTTTAGAATATAtatgatcatatatatatattttttaatctttgtcatttttaaatgtatataagataataataagtggaaaaataatttaaataaaaatacaaaatatattttcagaaaatatatatattgaaatcaaATTTACATTTATCATATGCTAAGATCAAACATTTATTAGGCTAAAAGCTATAACATACATATAAGGGATAATTTTATTTCCTCATACTTGTGGCAGCGCAGAGTGCTCCTACTTGGGTACTAATTGGTCGGGCTGTTAAACCCATGAGTTCAGCGAGATGCGTGTCTATCTGTTAGTGTTGTCTCATACCTCttagagatcagtcttaccTTATTTCTACCTTCGGTCCTATCTCCAGTAAAGACAATATTACCTGTTAAGATCTGACGTCACTCTTTTATGGTCCACCTAGTCAACCAGATAAAGCGGCGCAACATCACCTTGACGCATGTGAACTTCTCATGAGATCACTCATCCTAGTACTATTCTCACTCACGCACATTTAACCCAACATTCTCTTTCCCAAGAAGTATAGAAATATGTTTACTGAGAGACTTGAATTCATGACCTTGCTTTCATACAAATTATTAGGATCAAACGCTTATCACTATGTCAAAAGCTATAATTGTTAGCCAATGCGCAACTTTATTGTCTTATGCTCGTGGCAGTGCATAGTGCACATACTTGGATGCTAATATGTCGGGCTGTTAGGCCCATGAGTCTGGGGAAATGCGTGTCTATCTGCTCTCATATCTTTTAAAGATCAGTCTTATAATTTCCCTACCATCAGTCATGTCAACAGCAGATGTATTATTACCTGTTAAGATATGACATAACTCTTTTACAGCCCACATAGCTAAACAGATCAAGTAACGCAACGTCAGCATCTTGACGCACGAGAACTTACTAAAATATCAATCATCTCAGTATTATTCTCACTTATTCACGCTTAACCCAACATCAATgtaatataaacataaaaacatttagattatcaaaattatatggaaacaaattaaaacaataaatcaCGTTGTTGTCAGATTGTATGAATAgatgaaaattatttattatatttctaaAACATATTAATCtctaattataattaataagtGCAAGGGAGGACGTTGTAGTCACTTTCTTGAAGAAATTTGTAAGGGTGAATGTGGTTAACAAAATTCAGAGTGCTAAATGCAAATAGtacttatatatatagatataatatGAATCTGTCGAGTTCAGATTACGCAATTtccttttttgttttaaaaaaattgtaatttttttaaaaataaaatagaacaatcgaaaatatgtaaaaaataagaaagttatgtGAATTTGTAATGTACTATCAATAAGTGCCTAACATGGTAAAATCAATATTTTGCTAGAAATAATAAAGTTTACACTTTCATTTTTCTATATATACAGTTTTTGCCATAACCAAATGCAAGGTTTCAAGAATCTCGTGATATCCCACAAACCAGTAAAGCTGCCACCTTCACTTCGCTGATTTCTTATTCATTTCCGGCTAAATCAATCAGTTCTTCGTAGCCATCATCGATAATTCTGCACTGCAATCTGCATTCCCTCCACCACCTTTCTGTGGTATGATATTCAATTTTTTGTGTTTCTGTTTCGTTTTCTATGTTCAAGATTCTCGATTCAAGAATCTCGATTTAAGTACGAGGAATTTTCCGTTTAACCAAAAAATCTTGGACTGCCAGCCATTTTGCATGATGTAATGATTGAAATCTCGACTCTTGAGTTCTCAGTGATCTTATTTCACACCTTCCGAAGGTGCAATTTTTAAGTTGTACCCTGTACTTTTTCCTAAATCTTAAAggggttttttaaaaaattaatataagtaACTTTGCTTATGAGTCACTGTCAGAGTGAATTTTTTAATGGGTTCCAACCTTTAGGTGAAAATCTATACTTTACTTGGTTGCTTGGATTACATATTGCACTTCTTTGATACACTACTGAAACCTTTGTACTTGTGTAATGTTGAATCTTGTGAATTAGGCTTGATCATTCCTTTAAATTTATGGGATTTTTGTCATAATGGTGATGATTCTTGAATTTGTATGTGTTTTTTTTGGATTAGTGAGTGAGTTATGATGGATGCTTGCTGCCATTTTGGAACTTTGAGCAGAGGTGGATTTGTTAATGGAGGTAATGGATTTTGGGGAGAGAAGATTAGAGGGAGTTTGAGTAATTGTTGGATGAATCAATGGGGAAATGGTTTGAATCTTGAGAAGAAGGAAAGGAAGATCAAACCTGGGGTTGCTTATTCTGTGCTCACCAGAGAAAATATCCAAGAAACTCTGGTTTGTTTTTTTGCCCCACAGTTTATGTCGATTCATTTTAGTTGAAGTTCTATATATTGTTTGTAGTTGTAGCAAATTTTGAATGCACGATAATATATTTCATTGTTTCGAAAACAGAGAAAACAGAGCGATTTAATACAATTTTGGGATGAAATATGCTGCTTTTTTATTGGAACCCCCTCACTCGTTATGTGTTTTCGAATCATGGGAATACTTATATTGATTGAACTGTGTGTTTCTAGACTGTCCAGGCACCAAAATTCGAGAGGCGCAATGTGAATCCGAAGAATGTGGCAGCGATAATTCTTGGAGGAGGTGCAGGCACGCAGCTTTTCCCTCTTACAAGCAAAGCCGCAACCCCGGCTGtaagataatatttttatgatcaCGAATTAGAAATAAGCATCGCAGTATACAAATGGAAATACCATTTCAAGAAAAAGAGtgtgatcttgatgatttttcaattgTCTTTGTGTTCAATGTTGAATGGCAAATGGCCTTGACATGAACTTATCAAACTACAATGGCCTTGACATGAACTATCAAACTACTTTCTGTTTTTGAGTTTAATTCTTCGAGATCTCACGACTTTTGTGATGCTGTTTGCAGGTTCCAGTAGGAGGATGTTATAGGCTGATCGATATACCGATGAGCAACTGTATCAACAGTGGCATCAACAAGATCTTTGTTCTTACACAGTTCAATTCTGCTTCCCTCAATCGTCACATCTCTCGAACCTATACTGGAAACGGTCTCAACTTTGGTGATGGATTCGTTGAGGTTGCGATTTATATAAGAATAGTTTCATATCTCAACATATGTTCACATGAAAAAGAACCTCCTCGTTGGAAATTAGTATTTTTCTTGTTATACTCAGTGAAGAAGTGTAGATCTAGCAAGAAGCCGGGGGGAGGGGTGATGCAATTCCTTTTTTAGGATTTTATATGTAACTTTTGTAAAACTAAGTTTTAACACCACCCCACATCTATTGAGTTGCCCCATCTAGTCCCCTTTTCCCGGATTCTTGGATCTCCCTCCACTGCTAAGAATTATAAAGATGCATCAGTTCTTCAAAAGCATTTTACTTATTGTTAATGTAAAACAGGTTTTGGCTGCTACTCAAACGGCCGGAGAAACAGGAAAACAGTGGTTCCAAGGAACCGCAGATGCTGTCAGGCAATTTATATGGGTATTTGAGGTGAGTTTGTAGATTCGGCTTTTGCAATATCATCTTGATTTGTTTGGATAATTATTCTTATGACATTAGAATCCTTAAATGAATCTTGCAGGACGCAAAGGCAAAAGACGTTGACAACATATTGATACTATCAGGGGATCACCTTTATAGGATGGATTATATGGACTTTGTTCAGGTATGTTCGCTCATAAAAACCAACCATTTTTATGGAAACTTTCCATGGTGTTTCTCTCAGTCTTTTCTATACCCGAACAGAACCATATTGACCGAAATGCGGATCTCACTCTTTCATGCGCAGCTGTGGGTGACAGGTTAGTCGAACTGTTCTTGTTACTGTTCTAAACCTCCAAATTTAGTTCTAAGTTCCAAGAttgatttaatatataaatttgtggATTCATGTTGTATCTGATTGAAAATCTCCTTAATTATGTAGCCGAGCATCGGATTTTGGACTGGTGAAGATTGATAGCCGAGGAAGAATAACCCAATTTGCCGAAAAACCTTGGGGAGCTGATAAGAAAGCAATGGTATTCTTATCTAGTCTTCTAAACTTAGTTCTTTGGAACTTTCTAAATCGTCCCACAATGTCATATTCTATGCAAAACAAACTTCACATAAATTATGTCATATTTTGTCCTAATTTTGTTAAATTCACATTCCTGCAGCAAGTGGATACGTCTATCATAGGACTGTCACCGCTCGATGCAGCAAAATCTCCATACATCGCTTCAATGGGTGTCTATGCATTTAGGACAGACATTTTGTTAAATCTCCTGAGGTGGAGATATCCAAATTCAAATGACTTTGGATCGGAAATAATACCCGCTGCTATAAAAGAATACAACGTGCAAGTATGTTCACTCAGTTGATTTTTCCTAGAAAGATTTTACATCAAAGAAAATCTATATGTGCCTTTTTTGCAGGCATATGTATTCAGAGACTATTGGGAGGATATCGGAACGATAAAATCGTTCTACGAAGCTAATCTAGCTCTTACCGATGAGGTTgctctcattttctttcgtttGATAAGTTCATTTTATATTCGTTTCTTCGAAAGTGAGACGTCGATAATTTTACGCGCAGTTTCCTAAGTTTGAGTTTTACGATCCAAAGACTCCTTTCTATACGTCTCCTCGTTTCTTACCACCAACCAAAATCGACAAATGCAAGGTAAGCTAAAAAAAGTTGCTTCATAACATATTCCTCATATGGTCAATATAACAAGTCCATCTTTCAGATTAAGGATGCAATAATCTCACACGGGTGTTTCTTACGAGAATGCCTAGTCGAACACTCGATTGTGGGCGAGCGCTCACGTTTAGACAGCGGTGTGGAACTGAAGGTAAGAGTCATGCTTCCATTTACTAAAACATTGGCTTTATATTCGgaatatacatgttttatatcatatttctGGATAACAGGATACATTAATGATGGGGGCCGATAATTACCAAACAGAACCTGAAATCGCCGCCCTCCTCGCACAAGGGAAAGTTCCCATGGGGATAGGCAGAGATACAAAAATCAGGTTAACTAACATACACCCTTTTCTTGGATACACAAACgcacgtacatacatacatgtatACAGGTTGAGGTCCGTTTTAGCCAAGAAACGAACATACTATGGTTTCTTACGAGCTCGTATTTAAGAGATTTGCGTAACTTTTGACATGTAGGAACTGTATTATTGACAAGAATGCAAGAATAGGGAAAAATGTGATCATCATGAACAAAGATGTAAGATTTTATCACATATAATGCAATagctttttcaccaaaaacagaGCTTTTTCTTTAGTAGTTTTCTGTGGCTTTAACAGGGTGTTCAAGAAGGTAACAGACAGGAAGAAGGATTCTGTATTCGTTCAGGGATCACCGTCATACTCGAGAAGGCAACTATCAACGATGGAACAGTCATATAATGCATACAAAATGGAGTCGTTTGAGGTCAGGAATGCAAGCTTTGAGACAGCTTGGAGTCGGGGTAACCGGTTTTACAAATCGACACCGTCGTTCCTTTCCTTTTGTAAGGCAGTATCTGTCGAAAAGAATGTAATTAAGGTGAGATTTTGTATGCTCCTTTTTTTCTGCATCTATGGGAGAAGAAATAATGAAATATGACGCAGATTTGATAGAAATGTTTAAAGGTGATGATTGGCTCACTCGGTTTAGTATTATATGTCGCATTACTATGGTTTATATTTCATACAATTATATATACACTAGAATGAAAGCAAGTATGACGCACATGAATTCATATAATATTctatataacaaaaaataaaattaataattaaaatattttaccctttgcATAATGTGATCTTATCcatcaaataatattttgttccGAAAAAATAGATCAAAACAAAtgataagaaataaaaataatgatttatcTGCTTAAGTACTAAATTTAACTAATAGAATAATACAAATATAATGATATGaatgattttgaattgattCAAAAATATAACAGTGTAAATAGAATTATAtgaacaagaaaatattttgatatataatgaTGATAATTTCTACTTATTAcatcaattaattgataaatatgctcctaaaattaaaaaattacatcttgaaaatctaaaatagtatttaattataattcttGGAATTTCTAGGAACATGTGACAACAATTGTTCATTTTAGGTTATATTCTAAATTATAACCACGCGAATATTGTAAATTTGAAATCTTTCAAAAACCTGTATTTTGTTAACTaatgaattatataaaaataataataaaacattatattagctaaagaaaatatatggacataaattgtattttgaagaaaaaaaagccaataatatatttagacacaagaattgaaaataaactaaaaatatacTTCATTCACTCATTTTATATCCAAAATATATTTGCTTAAAGTAGTGAACTAAGAAAACTCCATTTCCTATAATTTAATAAACGGAGATTGATTTTCTTATATTAataattgaaatcaaataattattttatacaaGTTAATTGAGTTAAATGATAAATAGAGTTTATAAATTTTAACTTAATTGACTACTGAAAAACTTGAGCCATTTATTAACAGGAAAATTGATTAAACTGATGACAAAAAATAAGGATGTAACATCCTTTGCCGAAACCAGTTTCTTATACGTTCATTGTTAAAATAACATCggtcaactatttaattaaaaaaacaacatCCTCATGTGTTTTTCAAATATACATGAAGAGGttattttcttaataaaatagttGACCGggattaaaaaacaaaatactcCACTAACTTCAAGTTGTCAAAATGCCCTTCAAATTCTTTGTTCTTTGTTACCATTTTTCAACACAGATAGAATAGACAAAGTGATGACATCTCAACAGCTGAAGTTGCGAGAACCACACAAGAAGTTTCACGCATCTGATTTCGACTCGAACTAGCGATCGAATACATATGTTCGTCGTAACCTATctacatatatcatatgataattTCATACAATCCACAACACTAAGTCGTGTTCTTTAAGTCCACTAGTGGCCTTGACAGAAGGGCTGTTGTTCTATGTTGAATCTTTCCCATATACTGGGCTGGAAAAGTTACTCATATGCTACATAAAGACCAAAAGTCTCTATATCCAATTCGAGTTCATGTGTCTCACGGTTTTGGGGTGATTTTTTCGGTGTAGCTAGACATCGGCCTTGTGTAATGAAAATATAATTGCCTCACGAATTACAGTGAAGTGAATATATTGATTAAATAGATCACTTACAGATGGAAATTCAGTGCGGACAGAGCAACTTGAGAGATTGTGACGCCAGTGGCCCTGATTGAAAAGACGGGGAGGGGGGCTCAGAAAGTGAAAGCAGCACCAGCGGAACATGGTATTTTTCATATGGTCTTCGTGTTCCAAACAGTGAAAGAACCCCTTTTTTGGAGATCACATGGTTGAAAACCTCTCATAGCCTTTCCCATTAGTGCCATAGCTCCAATACTGGGAAACTGCTTCTTATGATGGTCCTCCAGTGTCAATTTCGAACTTTGTAGTGCACAAACTGCCATTCTTTCGGTATACTCCCGGGAACTACGTGATTCACCGTGCCGCCACCTCTGTATCCAGGGTTGTGAAAGCAACAACTCTGAATTCTTTTTTATTGAGCTCACCCTAATTTCAGTGTTTTGCTTAGATAAGGTCCCTTTATTATCCAACACCATCGATTCTTTGCCATGATGCTTCCTCGAATATGGTTCCGAGCTAGGGATGCCTGTCGTAAGAATTCTACCAAAATactttttcattttcttatcATGTGAGTTTTCAGTCGGATTGGAACTGTTCATGCCACGAGAAGAGGATTGTGAAGAGCTCAACTTGAGCCGCTTAACCCATCTGTTGCCTGGATCTGCTTCTCGAGAATCTTCCAGGCTGAGATTAGAATTTGGTTTAGATGGCTCAGCATGCGCCATGAGCATGTCCATCTCCAAACTTTGAGTCTTTGAGGAGCTAGGACCTGAATTCTCTGATGACGCTGCTTTTGCAGCTGCCAATGCAGGGAGCTCCAAGTTGATATCCGGCAGTTTGGTTTTTGGGCCTCGTGTTTCAGTCTCTCTTGAGGAGAAAACATCAATTGGATATGATAGAAACGAGTTCATATTAAAAGCCTACACATAACCAATTGTCATACTGAAATGTAAGAACTGCAGAATATAGTATGATAAACAGCAAAGAGAATAGATGGTCATGCAAACATCCTATATTAAACCAGAAAAATCTTGGACATACAGACAAGACAATACTCAGCCAATTGTCATATTATACTACCTCATAAGTAACATACGTAGAATGTACAACATGCATATGGAAAATATTCAATAAGCAGTCTTGACTTAGCCAGCACAAATAGCACCCAAGTAGACCTTTATTATCATCAATAATTTGATCTGTGAGCTCATCACCCTAGAATTAACAGATACTAGGCAAAAGCATAAGGTTCTCTAGGTCATACTGTAGAAGGAACATGCAGATGGAGATTTAAATCTGTATAAGCATATGAGAATACTTAATTTACAATGACAGGCATAGGCAGAGTACCTTATCTGATGGAGTAGAATTTGCACCTACAATAGACAAAATAGAGAAGCTTAGGACAGTAAAGTAGCTCTACTACAAAAACTAACTCGGGTGAGATAAGAGAATATAGTTTATTACAGTTACTTTCGAGCATCATAAGACGATGGCACATCagcttcaaattttttttaaaaaaggaacTATTTAAAAGTATGACATCTGTCTGCAacaatccataaaaaaataggaaaaaaaagcACAATACCCGAATACGGGTTGTTCTCCTTAAAGTGATCCATGTCCATGGTGTCAGTCTCGGCGGATGATTCATTGTTTAGTGTTGCTGTATGAGTCTCTACATCTCCAACATATCCTTTTCTTTCACTCTCAGCAGAATTACTCAATGGTTGAAGTATTACTTCTCGCTTACTTTGACCGGCTGTATTTCCATTCACTTCAGTAATTACTCTTGTAGCatcaaaaatatcaaattcacTTGACAGATTGAAATcggttgttttttttattaaaagacTGCGAGATGTCTGAGAGAACCTAGGAAAACCTTCGAGATTTTCTTCTTCCATGGTGGTGCATAATCTCATTGTTTCCACATTATGAAGACAATTTGGTAACTTATGCAAAGAGTAACAATTATAATATGATTTCTTTGCCTCTGTTTCCTCTGAAACCATGAAATGATCAGGGTAAGGTCTGAGACCTGAACACTTCTGCATCTTCTGGAACCACTCTTGATTAAATGTTGGTAAGCGATTACCACTCGTGGAAGGAACATCAAGAAAAAGGGATGCATTATTCTCCCTAAAACATTCATTCATGAAATTCTCTAATTGTGGTAGGCTGTCATGTTTTCCCTGACAAACCAAATCTGCTGATTGGCTGTGCTTATTGCAGCTTATATGCTCTTGCACTCTCCGATGAGTGTTCTGAAACTGATTTTTGCAAACCATGTCATCTCCACCTATCAAAGAAGAGATTTCAGATTTTCCTCTGTGCGATCCATATTTTCCTAGATCATGTTTATACAGAACACAAAGTGATGATGGTTCAGCAAAAGTTTCCTGCAAAGGCTTCAACGCAACGGAGGAGCTCTCTTCTGCAGAAGAAAGATTTTTCATCCATTCGAGAGGATTCTTTGAAGTACCTTCATCTGGATGATGAAATCTTCTGGATGAAGTATCACTGGCATATGGAAACCCACGAAGCATGGAGGGAAACTGAGTCCCTCTGTTGACGTCAACATCTTTACCTCGCTCAAAGCTGCGATCAATCACAGCTCTTTGCACTTGCACATCATCGGTCTTTCTACTGTGCTCGAAAATAGAACTGCCAAATCCGAATCTTTCAGTGCCCATTTTGGTACTATAATTTATCATCTCAGAAGTTTTAGTTTCAGTCACCGCAGGTTCTTTGCCAGACGTCAACACGTC from Primulina huaijiensis isolate GDHJ02 unplaced genomic scaffold, ASM1229523v2 scaffold42197, whole genome shotgun sequence encodes:
- the LOC140969527 gene encoding glucose-1-phosphate adenylyltransferase large subunit 1-like translates to MMDACCHFGTLSRGGFVNGGNGFWGEKIRGSLSNCWMNQWGNGLNLEKKERKIKPGVAYSVLTRENIQETLTVQAPKFERRNVNPKNVAAIILGGGAGTQLFPLTSKAATPAVPVGGCYRLIDIPMSNCINSGINKIFVLTQFNSASLNRHISRTYTGNGLNFGDGFVEVLAATQTAGETGKQWFQGTADAVRQFIWVFEDAKAKDVDNILILSGDHLYRMDYMDFVQNHIDRNADLTLSCAAVGDSRASDFGLVKIDSRGRITQFAEKPWGADKKAMQVDTSIIGLSPLDAAKSPYIASMGVYAFRTDILLNLLRWRYPNSNDFGSEIIPAAIKEYNVQAYVFRDYWEDIGTIKSFYEANLALTDEFPKFEFYDPKTPFYTSPRFLPPTKIDKCKIKDAIISHGCFLRECLVEHSIVGERSRLDSGVELKDTLMMGADNYQTEPEIAALLAQGKVPMGIGRDTKIRNCIIDKNARIGKNVIIMNKDGVQEGNRQEEGFCIRSGITVILEKATINDGTVI
- the LOC140969525 gene encoding uncharacterized protein isoform X1, which encodes MSDRVVQSVNETSGVQPMQTYQSVWMSHWLRASCKATAETLNLASSVSGNEELSYGIRGDNLRHGFDVLTSGKEPAVTETKTSEMINYSTKMGTERFGFGSSIFEHSRKTDDVQVQRAVIDRSFERGKDVDVNRGTQFPSMLRGFPYASDTSSRRFHHPDEGTSKNPLEWMKNLSSAEESSSVALKPLQETFAEPSSLCVLYKHDLGKYGSHRGKSEISSLIGGDDMVCKNQFQNTHRRVQEHISCNKHSQSADLVCQGKHDSLPQLENFMNECFRENNASLFLDVPSTSGNRLPTFNQEWFQKMQKCSGLRPYPDHFMVSEETEAKKSYYNCYSLHKLPNCLHNVETMRLCTTMEEENLEGFPRFSQTSRSLLIKKTTDFNLSSEFDIFDATRVITEVNGNTAGQSKREVILQPLSNSAESERKGYVGDVETHTATLNNESSAETDTMDMDHFKENNPYSGANSTPSDKGDELTDQIIDDNKGLLGCYLCWLSQDCLLNIFHMHVVHSTETETRGPKTKLPDINLELPALAAAKAASSENSGPSSSKTQSLEMDMLMAHAEPSKPNSNLSLEDSREADPGNRWVKRLKLSSSQSSSRGMNSSNPTENSHDKKMKKYFGRILTTGIPSSEPYSRKHHGKESMVLDNKGTLSKQNTEIRVSSIKKNSELLLSQPWIQRWRHGESRSSREYTERMAVCALQSSKLTLEDHHKKQFPSIGAMALMGKAMRGFQPCDLQKRGSFTVWNTKTI
- the LOC140969525 gene encoding uncharacterized protein isoform X2, with translation MSDRVVQSVNETSGVQPMQTYQSVWMSHWLRASCKATAETLNLASSVSGNEELSYGIRGDNLRHGFDVLTSGKEPAVTETKTSEMINYSTKMGTERFGFGSSIFEHSRKTDDVQVQRAVIDRSFERGKDVDVNRGTQFPSMLRGFPYASDTSSRRFHHPDEGTSKNPLEWMKNLSSAEESSSVALKPLQETFAEPSSLCVLYKHDLGKYGSHRGKSEISSLIGGDDMVCKNQFQNTHRRVQEHISCNKHSQSADLVCQGKHDSLPQLENFMNECFRENNASLFLDVPSTSGNRLPTFNQEWFQKMQKCSGLRPYPDHFMVSEETEAKKSYYNCYSLHKLPNCLHNVETMRLCTTMEEENLEGFPRFSQTSRSLLIKKTTDFNLSSEFDIFDATRVITEVNGNTAGQSKREVILQPLSNSAESERKGYVGDVETHTATLNNESSAETDTMDMDHFKENNPYSGANSTPSDKAFNMNSFLSYPIDVFSSRETETRGPKTKLPDINLELPALAAAKAASSENSGPSSSKTQSLEMDMLMAHAEPSKPNSNLSLEDSREADPGNRWVKRLKLSSSQSSSRGMNSSNPTENSHDKKMKKYFGRILTTGIPSSEPYSRKHHGKESMVLDNKGTLSKQNTEIRVSSIKKNSELLLSQPWIQRWRHGESRSSREYTERMAVCALQSSKLTLEDHHKKQFPSIGAMALMGKAMRGFQPCDLQKRGSFTVWNTKTI